A section of the Pseudomonadota bacterium genome encodes:
- the hisI gene encoding phosphoribosyl-AMP cyclohydrolase gives MENIKWDEKGIVPVVVQDEKTKDVLMVAYMNREAFELTLTTKKAHYFSRSRNKIWLKGETSGHIQKVKSVYLDCDNDTLLLVVDQRVAACHMGFWSCFYRAWKDGWKVVGKKVFDEGKVYGSKGSK, from the coding sequence ATGGAAAACATAAAGTGGGATGAAAAAGGGATTGTACCTGTTGTTGTTCAGGACGAGAAGACAAAGGATGTATTGATGGTTGCATATATGAATAGAGAAGCCTTTGAACTCACGTTGACGACTAAAAAGGCGCATTACTTTTCGAGGTCAAGAAATAAGATATGGCTGAAAGGAGAAACCTCAGGCCATATACAAAAGGTTAAATCTGTGTATCTGGATTGTGACAACGACACACTTCTTCTTGTCGTTGATCAGAGGGTGGCAGCATGTCATATGGGGTTCTGGAGTTGTTTCTACAGGGCCTGGAAAGACGGCTGGAAGGTTGTAGGCAAGAAGGTTTTTGATGAGGGGAAGGTATACGGCAGTAAAGGCAGCAAATAG